One genomic window of Flavobacteriales bacterium TMED191 includes the following:
- a CDS encoding pyruvate dehydrogenase complex E1 component subunit beta gives MREIQFRESIAEAMSEEMRLDPNIFLMGEEVAEYNGAYKASKGLLDEFGAKRIIDTPISEGGFSGISVGAAMNGLRPIVEFMTFNFSLVAIDQIINNAAKMMQMSGGQFNIPIVFRGPTGSAGQLAATHSQSFDSWYANCPGLKVVVPSNPYDAKGLLKSAIRDNNPVIFMESEQMYGDKGHVPEEEYLIPIGKAKIVQEGSDVTIVSYGKMLKKVYDASSELSQSDISLEIIDLRSLRPIDYDLIIKSVKKTNRLIIVEESWPLGSISTEISYSIQKNAFDYLDAPISRICSADTPMAYSPVLVDEFLPSKRQIIDEVNKVLYI, from the coding sequence ATGAGAGAAATTCAATTTAGAGAATCGATTGCTGAGGCAATGAGCGAGGAAATGCGATTAGATCCTAACATTTTTTTAATGGGTGAGGAGGTAGCGGAGTATAACGGAGCTTATAAGGCATCTAAGGGTTTATTAGATGAATTCGGTGCAAAACGCATCATTGATACACCTATTTCTGAGGGTGGTTTTTCAGGTATTAGCGTTGGTGCTGCAATGAATGGATTAAGGCCAATTGTTGAATTTATGACATTTAATTTTTCTTTAGTGGCAATTGATCAGATTATTAATAATGCAGCAAAAATGATGCAGATGTCTGGAGGACAGTTTAATATTCCAATTGTATTTCGCGGCCCTACTGGTTCAGCAGGTCAATTGGCTGCTACACACTCTCAATCCTTTGATAGTTGGTATGCAAATTGTCCTGGTTTAAAAGTAGTAGTTCCGTCTAACCCTTATGATGCTAAAGGTTTGTTAAAGAGCGCTATCAGAGATAATAACCCTGTCATATTCATGGAGTCAGAGCAAATGTATGGTGATAAAGGTCATGTTCCCGAAGAGGAGTATCTTATTCCTATTGGTAAAGCAAAAATTGTTCAAGAAGGTTCGGATGTAACAATTGTTTCATATGGCAAAATGTTAAAAAAAGTTTATGATGCAAGTTCTGAATTAAGTCAAAGTGATATTTCTTTGGAAATAATTGATTTGCGAAGTTTAAGGCCTATAGACTATGATTTAATAATTAAATCTGTTAAAAAGACTAATCGATTAATTATTGTAGAAGAGAGTTGGCCATTAGGTTCAATTTCTACTGAGATAAGTTACAGTATACAGAAAAATGCATTTGATTATTTAGATGCTCCAATTTCTAGAATATGTTCAGCTGATACACCTATGGCATATTCTCCTGTATTAGTAGATGAATTTTTACCTAGTAAAAGACAAATTATAGATGAAGTAAATAAGGTGCTGTATATATAG
- a CDS encoding deoxynucleoside kinase, producing MHIGIAGNIGVGKSTLCKMLAKHYKWSPLFEAVDNNPYLDNFYEDMQRWSFNLQVFFLNSRFRQVQDIIKSKKTIIQDRTIYEDAYIFAPNLQAMGLMTQRDYDNYLDLFKLMESFVSAPDLLIYLRSDVPSLVNRIQKRGRDYEEGIRIDYLKRLNERYEAFFSNYKHNHLVIQATDIDFQNNKSDLGVIIEKIDSNLSGLFKK from the coding sequence ATGCACATTGGAATCGCAGGAAATATAGGAGTCGGAAAAAGCACATTATGTAAGATGCTTGCTAAACATTATAAATGGTCTCCACTATTTGAGGCCGTTGACAACAACCCTTACTTGGATAACTTTTATGAAGATATGCAGCGTTGGTCATTTAACTTACAGGTTTTCTTTTTAAATAGTAGATTTAGACAAGTTCAGGATATCATTAAATCTAAAAAAACAATTATTCAAGACAGAACCATATATGAAGATGCATACATATTTGCTCCTAATTTACAAGCCATGGGCTTAATGACACAAAGAGACTATGATAACTATTTAGACTTGTTCAAACTTATGGAGTCATTTGTATCAGCTCCAGATTTATTAATTTATTTACGGTCTGATGTACCCTCTTTGGTAAATAGAATACAAAAAAGAGGAAGAGATTATGAAGAGGGAATTAGAATTGACTATTTAAAAAGATTGAACGAAAGATATGAAGCATTTTTCTCAAATTATAAACATAATCATCTAGTTATTCAAGCAACCGACATAGATTTTCAAAACAATAAGTCTGATCTTGGTGTGATAATAGAAAAAATAGATTCTAATTTAAGCGGTCTATTTAAGAAATAA
- a CDS encoding electron transfer flavoprotein beta subunit/FixA family protein translates to MNILVCISSVPDTTSPITFSNENKQFNQEGITFIINPYDEFCLTKAVFIKEKIGATITAINVGNNKNDAILRKALAIGADKAVRINQESMSSKIVADCIANFCSQESFDLIFCGTESIDYNGGQVPGFVASKLNIPFINGCIGLEIEGSLIKIKRIIDNGHEISTSQLPTLIAGQKGLVEEKELRIPSMRGIMTARTKPLEVIESSLKNEFAINVLEYEKPLARSECKIINEDNVGNLVELLHSEAKVI, encoded by the coding sequence ATGAATATTTTAGTATGCATAAGTAGTGTGCCGGATACTACCTCACCAATTACTTTCTCAAATGAGAATAAACAGTTTAATCAAGAAGGCATAACATTTATTATTAATCCTTATGACGAATTTTGCTTAACAAAAGCAGTTTTTATAAAAGAAAAAATAGGTGCAACAATAACAGCCATTAACGTGGGAAATAACAAAAATGATGCAATACTAAGAAAAGCCCTAGCTATTGGTGCAGACAAAGCTGTACGTATTAATCAAGAATCAATGAGTAGTAAAATAGTTGCTGATTGTATTGCCAATTTCTGTTCACAAGAATCATTTGATTTAATATTCTGCGGAACTGAATCAATTGATTATAATGGTGGACAAGTTCCCGGATTTGTAGCTAGCAAATTAAATATTCCTTTTATAAATGGATGCATAGGTCTAGAAATTGAAGGAAGTTTGATAAAAATAAAAAGAATAATAGATAATGGCCACGAAATAAGTACAAGTCAATTACCAACATTAATTGCTGGACAAAAAGGCCTTGTAGAAGAAAAAGAACTCAGAATACCATCAATGAGAGGTATAATGACCGCCCGAACAAAACCATTAGAAGTTATTGAATCCTCTTTAAAAAATGAATTTGCAATCAATGTTTTAGAATACGAGAAACCTTTAGCAAGGTCTGAATGTAAAATTATTAATGAAGATAATGTTGGCAATTTAGTAGAGTTATTACATTCTGAAGCAAAAGTTATATAA
- a CDS encoding electron transfer flavoprotein subunit alpha/FixB family protein, whose amino-acid sequence MSVFTLIENWNGEFKKTSFETLSYGKNIANQKNQKLVALTLGANNANLMTEYGADKIINITNTSFENCTNKLLSEICSKFIQENDVNTSIISNTNMGKSISPLLANETNHGLITNAISLPESQNPLIVQCKGFSGKAHVKYQSNYNLNIITIIPNSIGEIKKITGDGELLNIEFNIEDISQGIQILSREKTSEKISLSDANIVISAGRGLKGPENWTMIEELAELLGAGTACSKPVSDMGWRPHSEHVGQTGIAINPDLYIAIGISGAIQHLAGVNSSKHIVVINTDSEAPFFKAANYGIVGDAFEVVPKLINELKKYKG is encoded by the coding sequence ATGAGCGTATTCACATTAATAGAAAACTGGAATGGTGAGTTCAAAAAAACATCTTTTGAAACTTTAAGCTATGGGAAAAATATAGCAAATCAAAAAAATCAAAAACTAGTTGCACTAACATTGGGTGCAAATAATGCCAATCTAATGACGGAATATGGTGCTGATAAAATTATCAATATCACCAATACTTCATTTGAAAATTGCACTAATAAATTACTTTCCGAAATTTGTTCTAAGTTTATTCAAGAAAATGATGTTAATACATCAATTATTTCAAATACCAATATGGGGAAATCCATATCACCTTTACTCGCAAACGAGACCAACCATGGATTAATAACAAACGCTATTTCATTACCCGAAAGCCAGAATCCTCTCATCGTTCAATGTAAAGGGTTTTCTGGAAAAGCACACGTTAAATACCAATCGAATTACAATCTTAATATTATTACAATAATTCCCAACTCAATTGGAGAGATAAAGAAAATAACAGGAGATGGAGAATTGTTAAATATAGAATTTAATATTGAAGATATTTCTCAAGGAATTCAAATTTTAAGTCGTGAAAAAACATCTGAAAAGATTTCATTGTCTGATGCGAATATTGTTATTTCTGCAGGAAGAGGTTTAAAAGGTCCCGAAAACTGGACTATGATAGAAGAATTGGCAGAACTTCTTGGAGCAGGAACTGCATGTTCTAAACCTGTTTCAGATATGGGATGGAGACCACATTCTGAACATGTTGGACAAACAGGTATTGCTATTAATCCCGACTTATATATTGCTATTGGGATTTCTGGAGCAATTCAACATCTAGCAGGTGTAAATAGTTCAAAACATATTGTAGTAATTAATACTGATTCTGAAGCACCTTTTTTTAAAGCAGCAAATTATGGTATAGTTGGGGATGCATTTGAAGTAGTTCCAAAACTTATTAACGAGCTTAAAAAATATAAAGGCTAA